In a single window of the Microbacterium sulfonylureivorans genome:
- a CDS encoding epimerase, with translation MTRPIAVVAGGSGFVGRALRAALADEGYDIRLVGRDGADGRWADPASVHRAVDGADLLVNLAGKSVNCRYVDAERDEILRSRVETTRMLREAVADAASPPTLWLNASTATIYRYALDRPQTEADGELGSGFSVDVARAWEDEFFAGDLPGTRRVALRMAIVLGDGPATRTLVRLARLGLGGPQIDGWWFPHRRYRGIGPRPTGDGRPPWHRSHGRQRFSWIHIDDVVGAVRFLRDRPDIAGPVNLAAPEASDNAALMSTLRRVLGARVGLPAWRFMLEPAMWVLRTEPELVLKSRWVQPRTLVSAGFVFARPRLEPALRDVAAALSPASVRDHGSTPSLG, from the coding sequence GTGACCCGGCCGATCGCCGTCGTCGCGGGCGGCTCGGGCTTCGTCGGACGGGCGTTGCGGGCAGCGCTCGCCGACGAGGGCTACGACATCCGCCTCGTCGGGCGCGACGGGGCGGACGGACGTTGGGCCGATCCCGCGAGCGTGCATCGCGCCGTCGACGGCGCGGATCTGCTGGTGAACCTCGCCGGCAAGTCCGTGAACTGCCGGTACGTCGACGCCGAACGCGACGAGATCCTGCGATCACGGGTCGAGACGACGCGGATGCTCCGCGAGGCGGTGGCGGATGCCGCGTCCCCGCCGACGCTGTGGCTCAACGCCAGCACGGCGACGATCTACCGGTACGCGCTCGATCGGCCGCAGACCGAGGCGGACGGCGAGCTCGGCTCCGGATTCTCGGTCGACGTGGCGCGGGCGTGGGAGGACGAGTTCTTCGCGGGCGACCTCCCGGGCACGCGGCGAGTCGCGCTGCGGATGGCGATCGTACTGGGCGACGGCCCGGCGACGCGCACGCTCGTGCGCCTGGCCCGGCTGGGTCTGGGCGGTCCGCAGATCGACGGCTGGTGGTTCCCGCACCGCCGGTACCGCGGCATCGGTCCGCGGCCCACCGGCGACGGCCGTCCGCCGTGGCACCGATCGCACGGCCGGCAGAGGTTCAGCTGGATCCACATCGACGACGTGGTCGGCGCCGTCCGCTTCCTGCGCGACCGCCCCGACATCGCCGGACCGGTGAACCTCGCCGCACCGGAGGCGAGCGACAACGCAGCGCTGATGTCGACGCTCCGACGTGTGCTGGGCGCGCGGGTCGGGCTCCCCGCATGGAGGTTCATGCTCGAACCGGCGATGTGGGTGCTGCGCACCGAGCCCGAACTCGTTCTCAAGAGTCGGTGGGTGCAGCCGCGGACCCTGGTCAGCGCGGGATTCGTCTTCGCCCGGCCCCGCCTCGAGCCTGCTCTGCGCGACGTCGCGGCGGCACTGTCCCCAGCGAGCGTCCGAGATCATGGGAGCACTCCCAGCCTGGGCTAG